The DNA segment CCTCATGTCGAGCTCGGTGCTGCGCGGCGGCAACCTCGTCGTGACCGAGGAGGGCATCCGCGAGGGCGTCCGCCAGGTCATGCTCCCGCTCTGGAGCACGTGGTACTTCTTCTCCCTCTACGCCAACACGGCGAGTGAGGGCGGTTACGAGGCATCCCGGCGCACCGACTCGACCGACGTGCTCGACCGCTACCTGCTCGCGAAGCTCGGCGACCTCGTCGACGACGTCGCGGCCGATTTCGAGGCGTTCGACTCGACGCTCGCGGCGCAGAAGCTCCGCGACTTCGCCGACGTGCTGACGAACTGGTACGTGCGTCGCTCGCGCGACCGGTTCTGGTCGGGTGTCGACGCCGACGGCAACGGTTCCGAAGCGTTCGACACCCTCTACACGGTGCTCGAGACCTTCGCCCGCCTCGCCGCCCCGCTCCTCCCGCTCGTGACCGAGCAGGTCTGGCGCGGCCTCACGGGCGGGCGCAGCGTGCACCTGGAAGACTGGCCCGACGCGAGCGAGTTCCCCGCCGACCCGGCGCTCGTCGCGGCGATGGACGCCGTGCGCGAGATCTCGTCGACGGCGCTCGCGCTCCGCAAGCAGGCCGGTCGCCGCGTGCGTCTTCCGCTCGCGAAGCTCACGGTCGTGACGGCGGATGCCTCGGGGCTCGCGCCGTTCGAGTCGATCCTGCGCGATGAGCTCAACGTCAAGGCCGTCGAGATCGTGCAGCTCGACAGTGAGAGCGCCGAGCGCTACGGCGTGACGAAGCGGCTCACGGTCAACGCCCGTGCGGCCGGCCCGCGCCTCGGCAAGCAGGTGCAGCAGGCGATCCAGGCGGCTCGTGCCGGTGACTGGTCGCTCGACGGCGACACGATCGTCGCGGGCGGCATCGCGCTCGAGCCGGCCGAGTACGAGCTCGTGCTCGAAGCCGCCGCCTCGGGCGACGGCGAGTCGGTGCTCGGTCTCCTCGCCGACGGCGGCTTCGTGCTGCTCGACACGGCGACGACGCCCGAGCTCGAGGCGGAAGGCATCGCACGCGACCTCATCCGCGCCGTGCAAGACGCGCGGAAGGCCGCGGGCCTCGAGGTCGGCGACCGCATCTCATTGACGCTCGCACTCGACGCCGACTCGCTCGGCGCAGCCGAGTCGTATCGCGACCTCATCGCCGGCGAGACGCTCGCGACGACGGTCTCGCTCGGCGAGCTCGGCGTTGACGAGGCATCCGGCCTCCAGCCCCTCGCGGGCGGCACACGCGTGACGATCGGAGTGGAGCGGGCATGAGCGGATTCGACGACCTCGACGGCGACCTCGCCGACCTCGACGACACCGCCGCGCGCGACGCGGCCGACGCCGTCTATGTCGAACTCCTCTCGCGCATCGGCGAGCAGGCCCCCGAGCACCGACTCGACGCAACCCGGCGCGCGGTCGAACTCCTCGGCGACCCGCACCGGGCCGCGCCCGTCATCCACCTGACGGGCACGAACGGCAAGACGACGACGGCGCGCGTCATCGAGAGCCTGCTCCGCGCGAGCGGGCTTCGCACGGGCCTCCTGACGAGCCCCCACCTCGAGCGGTTCACCGAGCGCATCCAGGTCGACGGGCTCCCCGTCGCCGACGCCGACGTCGCCCGCATCTGGGATGAGATCGCGCCCTACGTCGGCATCGTCGACGCCGAACTCGAGGCGAAGGGCGAAGCCCGGCTGACGTTCTTCGAGGCGCTCACGGTACTCGCATTCGCGGTGTTCGCCGACGCCCCCGTCGACGTCGTCGTGCTCGAGGTCGGCATGGGCGGCGAGTGGGACTCGACGAACGTCGCCGACGGCGAGGTCGCCGTGTTCACGCCCATCGCACTCGACCATGTTCCGCGGCTCGGAACGACGATCGCCGAGATCGCCCGCACCAAGGCGGGCATCATCAAGCCCGGGGCATCCGTCGTCACCGCGTTCCAAGCGCCCGAGGCGCTCGCCGTCCTGAGCGAGGTCGCGACCGCGACCGACGCGAGCCTCGCGATCGAGGGCGGCGCGTTCGCCGTGCTCGAAAGCACGGTCGCGGTCGGCGGGCAGGTCGTGTCGGTGCGCGGGCTCGCGGGGGAGTATCGGGATGTCCCGCTGCCGCTCTTCGGCCGCTACCAGGCCGACAACGCGGCCCTCGCGATCGCCGCCGTCGAGTCGTTCCTGGGCGGCGGCACCGTGCCGCTCGCCGACGACGTCGTTCAGGAGGGGCTCGCGGGCGCGACATCGCCCGGGCGCCTCCAGCGGATCGCGAGCGAGCCGACGATCATCGTCGACGCCGCCCACAACCCGCACGGCGCAGAGTCGCTCGTCGCCGCCCTCGACGAGTACTTCGACTTCGCCGAGCTGGTCATCGTGCTCGGCGTCCTCGGCGACAAGGACGCCGAGGGCATCGTGCGGGCGCTTGCGGCGACCGACGCGCGCTTCCTCGTGACGCAGTCGGCCTCCGACCGGGCGGTTCCGGCCGCGCGTCTGGCGCAGCTCGTGGCATCCGTCGTCGGCTCCGAGCGCGTGCAAGAGCTCGACCGTCTTGAAGACGCTCTCGAGGCCGCGCGCGACTGGGCGGGCGAAGAGCCGGGGCGCGGCGTCGTCGTGACCGGCTCGATCACCCTCGTCGGCGACGCCCTCGCCTACGCGGGTGACCGCGGATGGGGCCGCGCGTGAACCGCGGGTCGGTGCAGGCGAGCCTCGCCTCGATCGTGCTCGCGTTCGAGGCGATCGTGATCTTCCTCGCCGCGCTCGTCCTGTGGGGCCTCACCGTCGACGGCGACACGCCGTTCGGCCTGCCCCGTTGGTCGCTTCTCGTCGCGGGCGGCATCGTCCTCGTCCTCCTCGTCGCGACGATCGCGCTCCTGCGCCACCGGTGGGCCTTCTGGCTCGGCTGGGCCGTGCAGGGGCTCGTGTTCGTCTCCGGCATCCTCAACCCGGCGATGTTCATCGTCGGGGCGCTGTTCGGCGTCATGTGGGCCTACTGCATGATCGTCGGCGCGCGAATCGATCGAGAGAAGGCCGCCCACGAGGCGGCCGGAAAGGAATCGGCATGACCACCGCCATCGAAGAGACCCTCGTCCTCGTCAAGCCCGACGGCGTCGCGCGCAACCTCACCGGCGAGATCCTCCGCCGCATCGAGGCGAAGGGCTACTCGCTCGTCGACCTGAAGCTCGTGCAGGCAGATCGCGACCTCCTCGCGAAGCATTACGCCGAGCACGAGGGCAAGCCGTTCTACGAGCCGCTCGTCGAGTTCATGGAGTCGGGACCGGTCGTCGCGATGCGCATCGCCGGCAATCGCGTCATCGAGGGCTTCCGTTCGCTCGCGGGCGCGACCGACCCGACGACAGCCGCTCCCGGCACGATCCGCGGCGACTTCGGCCGCGATTGGGGCCTCAAGGTTCAGCAGAACCTCGTGCACGGGTCCGACTCGGTCGAATCGGCCGAGCGCGAACTCGCGCTCTGGTTCGCCTGAGCGGCGCCCGGCGGCGCTTCTGCCGTGATGATCGAGGGCCGGTCCCGTACTGGGGGCCGGCCTTCGCCGTTTCATCGCGCGCGAGCGGGTCGCCCGCGATCACCCGAACGCGTGCTGGAGATCGAGGAGCACTCGCGGGATCGCGTTCATCTGCACCTGAGCGAGCAGGATCACGACGACGTAGCAGACGAGCGTGATGACGGTGATCCACCCGAACCACGCGCCCGCGAGTCGTCGCACGCGGGTCGAGGCGGGAATGCGCCCCTCGCGGAGGTTGTCGAGTGTCACAGCCCAGAAGGTCGGAATGGTGACGGCCCACGTGAGCATGCACCAGGGGCACAGCACGTCGAGGACGTAGACCGACTGCGCGATGAGCCAGCCGACGAAGATCAGGGCGCCGAAGACACCGATGTTGAGGCCGATCCAGATCCAGCGCGGGAATCGCACGCCCGAGATGAGTGCGACGGCGATCGTGATGACGACGGGCCAGGCCATCATGCCGATGAAGGGGTTCGGGAAGCCGAAGACCGATCCCTGCCACGACGCGAGATTGGTGCTGCAGCCGACGAGAACGCCGACGTTGCACGAGGGCACGTGCGACGGGTCGGCGAGCGTGAGCACCTTCTCGAGTGAGAGTTCGAACGCCGCGAGGAGCCCGAGGGCGCCCGCGACGAGCAGGAAGATCCCGAGGGCGCGCTTGCGTTCGGGTGCGGGGGAGTCGACCATGCTCGGATTATGGCACGCCCTATCCGGCGTGCCATGTGCAAGCATGCGATAATCGAATGAGTCGTCCGGGCCGCGCCCGGCACGGCGCAGACGAAAGCTTTGAGGATGCGACGCATCCGTACTGCGGTGAAGGCACCGCAACGCACGTGACAAGTGGAGCGAGCGGTCCATGATCGCTCGCAGATGAAGGTTCGGCGATGCAGCGCGAAGCGCAGCATCGCTCCGAGGATTTCCGGGAGGATGGCGCGGCCATCGAAACCGGCTAGGAGTGCACCAGAGATGGTGGAAGGCAACGACCAGCAGAGAAACGACACCGGCGAAGACGCCACGGGCGGCAAGCGACGCGGCGGGCTCTTCGGCTCACGGCGATCGCGCGGCCGCCGGGTGCAGGTGATCCCGAGCACTGCGACGGAGGTCACGGGGGAGACCGATGCCGCGGCTGCGCCGATTCCCGTCGAGGCGACGTCGGCTGACGAAGCGGTGACCGTCGAAGACACGACGGCGACGCCCGAGGCAGCCGCGACCGTCGAGAACGAGTCCGCCGAGACATCCGAGTCCGACGACGACGGTGTCGCTCAGACGGAGGAGCCCGCCGTCGAGGCCGCGCTCGACCCGATCTTCGAACCCATTCCGGCGGGTCTCACGACGACCGCGCTCATCTTCCGCGCGCCGCCCGTGCTCATCGTGCCCGACCGGCCTGAACGACCCGAGCGCGGCGAGCGCCCCGAGCCGGCCGGCGAGGCCGGGTCGACCGTGCGTCGTCGCGCCCGTCGCCGCTCCGGCGAAGAGGGGGGCCCGACGGGCGACGAACCCGCCAACACGATCGTCAAGGTCCGGACGCCGCGCGAGCCCGAGCTCATCACCGAGCCGCAGCGAGTCAAGGGCTCGACGCGACTCGAGGCCAAGAAGCAGCGCCGTCGCGACGGCCGCGACGCGGGCCGCCGACGCGCGGTCATCACCGAGGCCGAGTTCCTCGCGCGTCGCGAGGCCGTCGACCGCGAGATGGTCGTCCGCCAGAAGAACGGTCGCATCCAGATCGGCGTGCTCGAAGACAACGTGCTCGTCGAGCACTACGTCGCGCGCAATCAAGACGCCTCGCTCATCGGCAACGTCTATCTCGGCCGCGTGCAGAACGTCCTTCCGAGCATGGAGGCCGCGTTCGTCGACATCGGCCGCGGCCGCAACGCCGTGCTCTACTCGGGCGAGGTCGACTGGGACGCCGCCGCCGAGAACGGCGAGAAGAACCAGCCGCGCCGCATCGAGCTCGCGTTGAAGCCGGGCGACCGTGTACTCGTCCAGGTCACGAAGGACCCCGTCGGCCACAAGGGCGCACGTCTCACGAGCCAGGTCTCGCTGCCCGGCCGCTACCTCGTGTACGTGCCCAACGGGTCGATGAACGGCATCAGCCGCAAGCTCCCCGACACCGAGCGCGCGCGCCTGAAGAAGATCCTCAAAGAGGTCCTGCCCGAGAACCAGGGCGTCATCGTGCGCACCGCGGCCGAGGGGGCGACCGAAGAGCAGCTCACGCTCGACGTCAATCGCCTCATCGCGCAGTGGAGCGACATCTCTGCGCAGCTCGAGAAGGTGCAGGCGCCCGCACTCCTGCACTCCGAGCCCGACCTGCTCGTCAAGATCGTCCGCGACGTCTTCAACGAGGACTTCCAGAAGATGATCATCGAGGGCGACGAGGCGCGCGAGACGATCGAGCGCTACCTCCGCGCCGTCGCGCCCGACCTGCTCGAGCGAGTCGAGGCGTACACCGGCGAGCGCGACTCGTTCGACGAGTTCCGCATCACCGAGCAGATCGAGAAGGCCCTCGACCGCAAGGTCTGGCTGCCGTCGGGCGGCTCGCTCGTCATCGACCGCACCGAGGCCATGACGGTCGTCGACGTCAACACGGGCAAGTTCGTCGGCTCGGGCGGCAACCTCGAAGAGACCGTCACGAAGAACAACCTCGAGGCCGCTGAAGAGATCGTGCGCCAACTGCGCTTGCGCGACATCGGCGGCATCATCGTCGTCGACTTCATCGACATGGTGCTCGAGTCCAACCGCGACCTCGTGCTGCGCCGTCTCGTCGAGTGCCTGAGCCGCGACCGCACGAAGCACCAGGTCGCCGAGGTCACCTCGCTCGGCCTCGTGCAGATGACGCGCAAGAAGCTCGGCCTCGGCCTCCTCGAGTCGTTCAGCGAGCCGTGCGAGGTCTGCGCAGGTCGCGGCATCATCGTGCACCACGAGCCCATCGCCCGTCACCGCGCTCCCGCGCAGCCCGTCGAGCGCCGTCGTCAGCGCGGCGGCCAGCAGAACCAGCCGGCGCAGCAGCAGGCGCAGTCCGAGCCCGCGAAGGCGCACGCCGGTGCGCACGAGATCACCGAGGACGTCAAGCACGCCCTCGCGCAGATCGCCGCCTCGACGATCGCGCACGGTCACGACCAGCCCAAGGGCGAGAACGGCCAGGCGGATGTCTCGGCCGACGCGCCTGCCGAGGGTGCGGCCGAGCAGGGCGCCTCCGGCGCCCAGCAGGGCGAGCCCGGCGAGGGACGCAGCCGGAACCGGCGCGGCCGTCGCCGGTCGTCGCGCGGAGGGTCGAACGGCGAGGCGCGCGGGGAAGCGCAGCAGGCCGAGACGACCGAAGCGTCGTCCGAAGCGGAACCGACCGAGGTCGAGGTCGACGAGACGGTCGTGGCCGTGGGCGTCGCGATCGAGTCCGACACGACCGAAGCCGTCGTCGATCCGTCCGAGACGGTCGAGTCCGGCGCCGCGATCCCGCTCCTCGAACTGCCGCTCGGCGACCTGCCCGAACCTCGTGAGCGCACGCGCCCGGTCGCAGCCGACACCGAGCACCTGCTCGACTCGGTGCTCGACGCGCTGCCGCCCTCGAAGCCCGTCGGTTCGGGTCGCAGTCGAAGCCGTCGTGTTTCGACGGCTGCCCTCAGCCCGTCGGAGGGCGCGCCGGTCATCGTGCGTGTCGACGGCGAGCAGCCGCCGGCCGACGACTCGCAGTCCTAAGCGCGATCCGGGCCCGTCGCGCGCAACTGCTCGCGGCGGGCCTGGCGCTCGCGCGTTGGAACCCGGAGTCCGCTGTGAATCAGCCTGCGGGCGAGTTCCTTGCCCTCGACCGGGGTCGCGCCGAGCTCGACCAGCTCGTCGTACCGCTCGATCGGCACGTCGTAGTGGTCGAGATCGAACGACCTCGGCGGAAGCCCCGCCCGTTCGGCGAACTCGTGGAGTTCGGCGAGCGACGAGTCGCTCACGAGGTGGCCCCATACCGTGCCGTGCTTCGGCCAGAGGGGCGGGTCGATGAGCACCGTCATGTCCGAATTCTAGGCAGGGAGGGCCGTGCGACTCGCCGGTGGCGCGCGTTTGACCGGCTCAGAAGCATCCGGTAAACTCGACCGTTGGTGCCGCCGCTTATCCCGGCGTGCACGCACAGTTTTCTGGCAGTGACGACCCTCCTTCCCGCTGGGGTCATCCGCGCAGTGACACCCCATCATCAGTCGGAGCACGGGCTCCCCAGAGATAGGTACGACAAGTGGTTTACGCAGTAGTGCGCTCCGGCGGTCGACAGGAGAAGGTCGAAGTCGGCACCATCGTGACGATGGACCGCATCAAGGCAGGCAAGGACGGCAAGGTCGAACTCACGCCGGTCCTCCTCGTCGACGGCGACAAGATCACGTCCGACGCGGCGTCGCTCGCCAAGGTCAAGGTCACGGCCGAGGTCCTCGGTGACCTCCGCGGTCCGAAGATCGTCATCCAGAAGTTCAAGAACAAGACCGGCTACAAGAAGCGTCAGGGCCACCGTCAGGAGCTCACGCGCGTCAAGGTCACCGGCATCAAGTAACGGCCAAGAGGAGAGACAGCCATGGCACACAAAAAGGGAGCGAGCTCTACTCGCAACGGTCGTGACTCGAACGCCCAGCGCCTCGGCGTGAAGCGCTTCGGCGGTCAGGTCGTCAAGGCCGGCGAGATCCTCGTCCGTCAGCGCGGCACGCACTTCCACCCCGGCGCAGGCGTCGGTCGTGGCGGCGACGACACGCTGTTCGCCCTCGAGGCGGGCGCGGTCGAGTTCGGCGCGAAGGGCGGCCGCAAGGTCGTCAACATCGTGGCGGTCGGCGAGTAATCCGATCGACGTTTCTCGTGAGGGCGGGCTTCGGCTCGCCCTCACGTGTTTCCATCTGACACAGTCGAGTCCGAGAGAGTGAGGGCGAACGCATGGTGAGCTTCGTCGACGAGGTGCGCCTCTTCGTCAAGGCGGGGCACGGCGGCAACGGCTGCGTGTCCGTCCGGCGCGAGAAGTTCAAGCCCCTCGCCGGTCCCGACGGCGGCAACGGCGGCGACGGCGGCGACATCGTGCTCGTGGCCGACCCCCAGGTGACGACTCTCCTCGCGTATCACGGCCGCCCGCACCGCACTTCCCCGAACGGCCAGCCCGGTCAGGGCGACAACCGTTCGGGCGCGATGGGCG comes from the Agromyces protaetiae genome and includes:
- a CDS encoding Rne/Rng family ribonuclease — its product is MVEGNDQQRNDTGEDATGGKRRGGLFGSRRSRGRRVQVIPSTATEVTGETDAAAAPIPVEATSADEAVTVEDTTATPEAAATVENESAETSESDDDGVAQTEEPAVEAALDPIFEPIPAGLTTTALIFRAPPVLIVPDRPERPERGERPEPAGEAGSTVRRRARRRSGEEGGPTGDEPANTIVKVRTPREPELITEPQRVKGSTRLEAKKQRRRDGRDAGRRRAVITEAEFLARREAVDREMVVRQKNGRIQIGVLEDNVLVEHYVARNQDASLIGNVYLGRVQNVLPSMEAAFVDIGRGRNAVLYSGEVDWDAAAENGEKNQPRRIELALKPGDRVLVQVTKDPVGHKGARLTSQVSLPGRYLVYVPNGSMNGISRKLPDTERARLKKILKEVLPENQGVIVRTAAEGATEEQLTLDVNRLIAQWSDISAQLEKVQAPALLHSEPDLLVKIVRDVFNEDFQKMIIEGDEARETIERYLRAVAPDLLERVEAYTGERDSFDEFRITEQIEKALDRKVWLPSGGSLVIDRTEAMTVVDVNTGKFVGSGGNLEETVTKNNLEAAEEIVRQLRLRDIGGIIVVDFIDMVLESNRDLVLRRLVECLSRDRTKHQVAEVTSLGLVQMTRKKLGLGLLESFSEPCEVCAGRGIIVHHEPIARHRAPAQPVERRRQRGGQQNQPAQQQAQSEPAKAHAGAHEITEDVKHALAQIAASTIAHGHDQPKGENGQADVSADAPAEGAAEQGASGAQQGEPGEGRSRNRRGRRRSSRGGSNGEARGEAQQAETTEASSEAEPTEVEVDETVVAVGVAIESDTTEAVVDPSETVESGAAIPLLELPLGDLPEPRERTRPVAADTEHLLDSVLDALPPSKPVGSGRSRSRRVSTAALSPSEGAPVIVRVDGEQPPADDSQS
- a CDS encoding vitamin K epoxide reductase family protein, whose translation is MVDSPAPERKRALGIFLLVAGALGLLAAFELSLEKVLTLADPSHVPSCNVGVLVGCSTNLASWQGSVFGFPNPFIGMMAWPVVITIAVALISGVRFPRWIWIGLNIGVFGALIFVGWLIAQSVYVLDVLCPWCMLTWAVTIPTFWAVTLDNLREGRIPASTRVRRLAGAWFGWITVITLVCYVVVILLAQVQMNAIPRVLLDLQHAFG
- the rplU gene encoding 50S ribosomal protein L21, which encodes MVYAVVRSGGRQEKVEVGTIVTMDRIKAGKDGKVELTPVLLVDGDKITSDAASLAKVKVTAEVLGDLRGPKIVIQKFKNKTGYKKRQGHRQELTRVKVTGIK
- the rpmA gene encoding 50S ribosomal protein L27; protein product: MAHKKGASSTRNGRDSNAQRLGVKRFGGQVVKAGEILVRQRGTHFHPGAGVGRGGDDTLFALEAGAVEFGAKGGRKVVNIVAVGE
- a CDS encoding bifunctional folylpolyglutamate synthase/dihydrofolate synthase, producing MSGFDDLDGDLADLDDTAARDAADAVYVELLSRIGEQAPEHRLDATRRAVELLGDPHRAAPVIHLTGTNGKTTTARVIESLLRASGLRTGLLTSPHLERFTERIQVDGLPVADADVARIWDEIAPYVGIVDAELEAKGEARLTFFEALTVLAFAVFADAPVDVVVLEVGMGGEWDSTNVADGEVAVFTPIALDHVPRLGTTIAEIARTKAGIIKPGASVVTAFQAPEALAVLSEVATATDASLAIEGGAFAVLESTVAVGGQVVSVRGLAGEYRDVPLPLFGRYQADNAALAIAAVESFLGGGTVPLADDVVQEGLAGATSPGRLQRIASEPTIIVDAAHNPHGAESLVAALDEYFDFAELVIVLGVLGDKDAEGIVRALAATDARFLVTQSASDRAVPAARLAQLVASVVGSERVQELDRLEDALEAARDWAGEEPGRGVVVTGSITLVGDALAYAGDRGWGRA
- a CDS encoding DUF4233 domain-containing protein, whose product is MNRGSVQASLASIVLAFEAIVIFLAALVLWGLTVDGDTPFGLPRWSLLVAGGIVLVLLVATIALLRHRWAFWLGWAVQGLVFVSGILNPAMFIVGALFGVMWAYCMIVGARIDREKAAHEAAGKESA
- a CDS encoding DUF4031 domain-containing protein, producing the protein MTVLIDPPLWPKHGTVWGHLVSDSSLAELHEFAERAGLPPRSFDLDHYDVPIERYDELVELGATPVEGKELARRLIHSGLRVPTRERQARREQLRATGPDRA
- the ndk gene encoding nucleoside-diphosphate kinase, producing the protein MTTAIEETLVLVKPDGVARNLTGEILRRIEAKGYSLVDLKLVQADRDLLAKHYAEHEGKPFYEPLVEFMESGPVVAMRIAGNRVIEGFRSLAGATDPTTAAPGTIRGDFGRDWGLKVQQNLVHGSDSVESAERELALWFA